A stretch of the Porifericola rhodea genome encodes the following:
- a CDS encoding DUF1552 domain-containing protein, producing the protein MKKSWHISRRRMLKGLGASIALPFLEAMGPTSLWAAPNKKNPLRAAFMFMPNGVHPDKWTPTQYGSNFELSPILSPLQHLKDDILVLNELRNRLSSFRGDDGHYTKTASFLTCLPIFKTTGDNLHSGGISVDQLIAKHIGHQTLFPSLQYGLERISSGIDANVGFTRLYGSAISWKTPTQPCSKEINPRLAFDRLFKSFVPNNKQKVDPWKQSVLDLVMDDAKGLQRKLGRNDQDKLEEYLESIRSVEKRIHSYEQQNAFKENITKDIQEEITRLNLRIDEYSEMHLGVDITEKVKQMMDIMVLAFWSDATRVSSFMFGNSVSNRNFTFLPGVFGSHHQISHHKDDPGHLEEYEKINRWHIEQFTYFVNKLKSIPEGDSNLLDNSMVLLGSGIRDGNRHSPRNLPVLMAGKAGGALRTGQNLKFKEETPLANLYQSLLNIYDVPQECFGDSTGELCEIYA; encoded by the coding sequence ATGAAAAAGTCATGGCATATTTCAAGAAGAAGAATGCTTAAAGGCCTGGGTGCCAGCATAGCCCTTCCTTTTCTGGAGGCTATGGGGCCTACCAGTTTATGGGCAGCTCCCAATAAAAAGAACCCTTTACGAGCTGCATTTATGTTTATGCCCAATGGTGTACATCCCGATAAATGGACACCTACTCAGTATGGCAGTAACTTTGAGCTCTCCCCTATTCTTTCCCCTCTTCAACATTTGAAAGATGACATACTGGTATTAAACGAGCTTCGTAATCGTCTGAGCAGCTTCCGTGGCGATGATGGCCATTATACGAAAACGGCTAGTTTTTTAACTTGTCTACCTATTTTTAAAACTACTGGCGATAACCTGCACAGTGGTGGTATTTCTGTAGATCAGCTGATTGCAAAACATATAGGTCACCAAACTCTTTTTCCTTCACTACAATATGGTCTGGAGCGCATATCGTCTGGCATAGATGCTAACGTAGGCTTCACCCGTTTGTACGGTTCTGCTATCTCATGGAAAACCCCTACACAGCCATGCTCAAAGGAGATTAACCCAAGGCTGGCCTTTGATCGCCTTTTCAAAAGCTTTGTTCCTAACAATAAACAAAAGGTAGATCCCTGGAAGCAGAGTGTGCTTGACTTAGTGATGGATGACGCCAAAGGTCTGCAAAGAAAGTTAGGCCGTAATGATCAGGATAAACTGGAAGAATACCTGGAGTCTATCCGATCCGTAGAAAAGAGGATTCATAGCTATGAACAGCAAAATGCATTCAAAGAAAATATTACTAAAGACATACAGGAAGAAATTACCCGCCTGAACTTAAGAATAGACGAATATTCAGAAATGCACCTGGGTGTAGATATTACAGAAAAAGTTAAGCAGATGATGGATATTATGGTGCTTGCGTTCTGGAGTGATGCTACAAGGGTAAGCAGTTTCATGTTTGGCAACTCGGTGAGTAATCGTAATTTCACCTTTCTACCGGGCGTGTTTGGCAGTCATCATCAGATTTCACATCACAAAGATGATCCCGGGCACCTGGAGGAGTATGAAAAAATTAACCGCTGGCACATAGAGCAGTTTACCTATTTTGTAAATAAGCTAAAATCTATCCCGGAAGGTGACAGCAATTTGTTAGACAATTCAATGGTATTGTTAGGCTCCGGTATACGTGATGGCAACCGGCATTCACCAAGAAACTTACCTGTACTTATGGCGGGTAAAGCGGGAGGAGCGTTACGTACCGGTCAAAATCTTAAATTCAAAGAAGAAACTCCTCTGGCAAACTTATACCAATCTCTTCTAAACATATATGATGTTCCGCAGGAATGCTTTGGTGATAGTACAGGTGAACTTTGTGAAATATATGCTTAA
- a CDS encoding c-type cytochrome domain-containing protein, with protein MRDKLANSLNSTFFLKFISGGAIVFSIILVTLPFWPAPDEAEVSSWLLFSGRLHPLVIHFPIVLLFILLLWEVLIVFKWFERQALFQFIIHIISILSSIAAVLIGFALYQSGGYSGSLMQNHLYMGLGVALGAIWAFVLFVNLVQQRADTSSKLYLGSLFITNLLVVFASHLGGSLTHGEDFLSEHFPIKTSSTDTLSQKPIEEMLVFEDVIQSALQSRCYSCHNENKTKGDYLMTRFSNLLEGGKSGKTAISPGSVEDSELLIRIHLPKNHDDHMPPEGKTSLSPEEITLLEQWISKGAPQGLKLSDIQLDTTFYTLLYRKAQQLQQEMLIRQQKNMELDGLIRLVAYEEQQFVLEKDRNSNGLVLSMHFPPESFDDNTLADLQMIFPHLHKVSLAASSVSDDALYHLGQMDKLSELHLQNTQIRGSGLTQLQKLENLELLDLSGSQIDDAGLLHVVKIKNLKHLYLYETAVSPAVCDALAKNNPELEVHLERGTFF; from the coding sequence ATGCGCGATAAATTAGCAAACAGCCTCAACTCTACATTCTTTCTAAAGTTTATAAGCGGTGGTGCCATAGTCTTCTCGATTATTCTGGTAACGCTACCTTTTTGGCCTGCTCCAGATGAGGCAGAGGTTTCTTCATGGCTTTTGTTTAGTGGTAGACTCCACCCCTTAGTCATTCATTTCCCCATAGTATTACTGTTTATACTCCTTTTGTGGGAAGTACTTATCGTGTTTAAGTGGTTTGAAAGGCAAGCCTTATTTCAGTTCATAATACATATCATTTCTATACTCAGTAGTATTGCCGCTGTGCTTATCGGCTTCGCCCTCTACCAAAGTGGTGGCTATAGTGGCTCTCTCATGCAAAACCATTTGTATATGGGGCTAGGCGTGGCCCTGGGGGCTATATGGGCATTTGTATTATTTGTGAATTTAGTACAGCAGAGAGCAGACACTAGCTCTAAGCTTTATTTAGGCAGCTTATTTATTACTAACCTTCTGGTTGTTTTTGCCAGCCATTTAGGAGGCTCTCTCACCCATGGCGAAGATTTTTTAAGTGAGCACTTTCCCATAAAAACCTCTTCAACTGATACACTTTCCCAAAAACCGATTGAAGAGATGTTGGTTTTTGAAGATGTCATTCAAAGTGCTTTACAAAGTCGTTGCTATAGCTGCCACAATGAGAACAAAACTAAAGGAGACTATCTGATGACCCGGTTCTCTAACCTTTTGGAAGGTGGAAAAAGTGGAAAAACAGCTATTAGCCCAGGCAGTGTAGAAGATAGTGAATTGCTTATACGTATCCATCTGCCCAAAAACCACGATGACCATATGCCACCTGAAGGCAAAACATCCCTTAGCCCCGAGGAAATTACGCTTTTGGAGCAATGGATAAGTAAAGGAGCTCCACAAGGCCTTAAGCTATCTGATATTCAACTAGATACCACATTTTATACCCTACTTTACAGAAAAGCGCAACAACTTCAGCAGGAAATGCTCATCAGGCAGCAAAAAAATATGGAGCTTGATGGTCTCATCCGGTTAGTAGCATACGAAGAGCAGCAATTTGTACTGGAAAAAGACCGTAACTCTAACGGCCTGGTATTGAGTATGCACTTTCCTCCTGAAAGTTTTGATGACAATACGCTCGCAGATTTACAAATGATATTTCCTCATCTACATAAAGTATCTCTAGCTGCCAGTAGCGTTAGCGATGATGCACTTTACCATCTGGGCCAGATGGACAAGTTGAGCGAATTACATTTACAGAATACACAGATCCGGGGTAGTGGTTTAACTCAACTTCAGAAGCTGGAAAACCTGGAATTACTGGACCTTTCTGGAAGCCAGATTGATGATGCAGGCTTGCTACATGTAGTGAAAATTAAAAACCTGAAGCACCTTTATTTGTACGAAACAGCTGTAAGCCCAGCAGTTTGTGACGCCTTGGCAAAAAATAATCCAGAGCTAGAAGTTCATCTGGAAAGAGGTACTTTCTTTTAG